One segment of Candidatus Bathyarchaeota archaeon DNA contains the following:
- a CDS encoding MFS transporter yields the protein MNQKEDKPRFGFMTRNYLVLTLTSTLWGIPTSICNTYFSLYVFGLGGTEITIGLITALGSTAFVISAIIGGHIADLYGRKKLISVMTIILGLSQFLVAFAPNWQFLTLAMIIVNICFVFEPAFWAILADSINEQKRGTAFAFYSCLSFLPWAIMPSIGGYLIDIHGILAPMQWSYVCLAIVGVVAGIIRLFMLTETISPENRKAGGQYSLKELGKLVKDAFKGHLETWSWMPRSALALAAIYILWAFEYGLVEPYWIVYAAKVIGVTSTQWGIIIGLGSAISIVSKILVVGKLLDKFSRRKILLATTALDVFTYLLFIRCGMFIQVLTLWTVGSFIWSFYDPTYSSLEADIIPEERRGRVFAAFGVAWSAFSVPASLLGGFIYEQVNPELSFIMASIGIILCFILTALFIKQPQYNKK from the coding sequence TTGAACCAGAAAGAGGACAAGCCACGTTTCGGCTTCATGACACGCAATTACTTAGTGCTAACCCTCACATCAACTCTATGGGGAATCCCCACAAGCATCTGTAACACCTACTTCTCCCTATACGTCTTCGGACTAGGCGGAACAGAAATAACCATAGGCTTAATCACAGCCCTAGGAAGCACCGCTTTTGTCATATCTGCAATCATAGGCGGCCACATAGCTGACCTGTATGGCAGAAAGAAACTAATCAGCGTAATGACCATAATCCTCGGCTTAAGCCAATTCCTAGTAGCATTTGCACCCAACTGGCAATTTCTAACCCTCGCCATGATCATAGTAAACATATGCTTCGTGTTTGAACCCGCATTCTGGGCCATACTAGCAGACTCCATAAACGAACAGAAAAGAGGAACAGCCTTCGCATTCTACAGTTGCCTAAGTTTCCTTCCATGGGCGATAATGCCTTCCATTGGTGGCTACTTAATCGACATTCATGGCATTCTAGCCCCAATGCAATGGAGTTACGTTTGCTTGGCTATAGTAGGCGTAGTTGCTGGAATAATACGATTGTTTATGCTTACAGAAACCATTTCTCCTGAGAATAGAAAAGCTGGTGGGCAATATAGCCTTAAAGAATTAGGCAAACTCGTGAAAGATGCTTTCAAAGGACACTTGGAAACGTGGTCGTGGATGCCCCGCTCGGCTCTTGCCTTAGCAGCTATCTATATTCTATGGGCATTCGAATACGGTTTGGTCGAACCTTACTGGATAGTTTACGCTGCAAAGGTAATCGGTGTCACATCTACACAATGGGGCATCATCATAGGTTTAGGCAGTGCAATCAGCATCGTGTCAAAGATACTCGTAGTCGGCAAGTTACTAGACAAATTCAGCCGAAGAAAAATCTTGTTAGCAACAACAGCCTTAGACGTGTTCACTTACCTTCTCTTCATACGTTGCGGCATGTTCATACAAGTTCTAACTCTCTGGACTGTAGGTTCTTTCATATGGTCCTTCTATGACCCCACATATTCATCTTTAGAAGCAGACATAATCCCAGAGGAAAGAAGAGGAAGAGTATTCGCTGCTTTCGGCGTTGCTTGGTCAGCCTTCAGCGTTCCAGCAAGTCTCCTAGGCGGATTCATTTATGAGCAAGTCAACCCTGAACTATCCTTCATCATGGCATCAATTGGCATTATACTATGTTTTATTCTGACCGCACTATTCATTAAACAACCGCAATACAATAAAAAGTAA
- a CDS encoding ATP-dependent carboxylate-amine ligase — translation MILIVTNREDYTADYVILEFHRLGIPYFRFNTEDFPTKAALIWHDSAEEARELRFASGKVLDLSQVHSVWYRRPVSPTPSPELSKEANDFVEAEAKDALLGIWRTLDCFWVSHPDRIREAENKLNQLKRAKTLGFRTPHTLVTNNPTSACDFFGKYGGKMIAKPLRESHFSTCKGSSIIYTNVVTKNIMQSISSVKYSPVIFQDYIPKKVEIRVNVFGSEVYATEIHSQKAVKEKTRNDWRRGLALDVPHLPHMLPADIEDRCRTIVRNYGLKFAAIDMILTPSNSYVFLEMNPNGQWAWIEPLTKQPLRKALIDLLIKGEELYA, via the coding sequence ATGATACTCATCGTCACGAATCGAGAAGACTATACTGCCGACTATGTAATCTTGGAGTTTCATCGTCTTGGAATACCCTATTTTCGATTTAACACAGAGGATTTTCCAACAAAGGCCGCGCTCATTTGGCATGACTCAGCCGAAGAGGCAAGGGAACTTCGCTTCGCTTCGGGTAAAGTCTTAGATCTATCACAGGTACACAGCGTTTGGTATCGTCGTCCAGTTTCGCCTACTCCAAGCCCCGAGCTATCAAAGGAGGCGAACGATTTTGTGGAAGCTGAAGCAAAAGACGCTCTTCTAGGAATATGGCGAACGTTAGATTGTTTCTGGGTAAGCCATCCTGACCGAATTCGGGAGGCAGAAAATAAATTGAACCAGCTGAAACGGGCAAAAACGCTTGGTTTTAGGACGCCTCATACCTTAGTTACTAACAATCCCACTTCGGCCTGTGACTTCTTTGGAAAATACGGAGGGAAAATGATAGCGAAACCTCTTCGTGAAAGTCATTTCTCTACATGCAAAGGAAGCAGCATCATTTATACTAACGTGGTTACCAAAAATATTATGCAATCAATTTCATCTGTGAAATATTCGCCTGTGATCTTTCAAGATTATATTCCAAAAAAAGTCGAAATCCGAGTCAACGTATTTGGAAGCGAAGTGTATGCAACTGAAATTCATTCACAAAAAGCCGTGAAGGAAAAAACTCGAAATGATTGGAGAAGAGGCTTAGCCTTAGATGTTCCTCACCTGCCTCACATGTTGCCAGCAGACATTGAGGATCGATGTAGGACAATCGTTCGCAACTACGGATTGAAATTTGCAGCCATAGACATGATTCTCACTCCATCTAATTCTTATGTATTTCTTGAAATGAATCCGAACGGGCAGTGGGCTTGGATAGAACCTCTCACAAAGCAACCTCTTCGCAAAGCATTGATTGATCTTCTTATAAAAGGAGAAGAATTGTATGCCTGA
- a CDS encoding valine--tRNA ligase, with translation MKPLPKEFNVLQIEEKWQNRWEEMGIYRFDWKDRKRPTYVIDTPPPYPSGDFHMGNVLNWTYFDIVARYKRMKGYNVLFPQGWDCHGLPTEVETEKEHNIKKREVPPDHFVKLCEQLTSKYIDIMKDSIKRLAISVDWTTEYKTMNPDFWRRTQLSFILLHKKDLIYQGTYPINWCPRCETAIADAEVEHQTKQGTLYYIKFHLKGGDHLTIATTRPELLPACVTVAVNPHDERYKQHIGKSITVPIAKRKVKIITDDLVDPTFGTGVVMICTYGDKADVKCTQKHKLPVITTINEKGEMNKNAGKYAGLTIEQAKEAIAKDLEKRGLIEKTEPIQQEIGLCWRCDTPVEILEQKQWFMKTRVLTPLVEKNALEVTWYPDYMKKRLIDWAKSLDWDWVISRQRIFATPIPIWYCKKCGHIILAEPDWLPIDPRTESPKIDKCPKCGSTCFKPETDVLDTWFDSSISCAVHAGWPDKKDWKSFFPADLHPSGYDIIRTWAYYLMVRHLALFDQKPYRSCLINGMVIGNDGRMMSKSLGNYVAAPEVLDKYGADAARQWSATGGATGSDIPFRWPDVEYAWRFLIKLWNATRFASIHLQDYTPTKKEVKLELIDRWLLSKLDRVTQKATEALDDCQFNIATEETRNFTWHELCDRYIEAIKHRLYKPETYGEEKRKAAQYTLYTAIYRTLQLLAPVSPHITEEIYQLMYAEDKKHKSIHISPWPTPQKIDEEAEKYGDLLVAVIGEIRREKSEKRLPLNTPIKKLTIYAGSKKSADILKQTAEDIAGTCKTEEIEILPKKGEGREVQGYTNVRYTADY, from the coding sequence ATGAAACCGTTACCCAAAGAATTCAACGTCCTCCAGATTGAGGAGAAATGGCAGAATCGTTGGGAAGAGATGGGTATCTACCGTTTCGACTGGAAAGACCGTAAACGCCCAACCTACGTTATAGACACTCCTCCTCCATATCCTTCAGGCGACTTCCACATGGGAAACGTCCTCAACTGGACCTACTTTGACATCGTAGCCCGCTACAAACGCATGAAAGGCTACAACGTCCTCTTCCCCCAGGGATGGGACTGCCACGGGCTTCCGACAGAAGTGGAAACAGAAAAAGAACACAACATCAAGAAACGCGAAGTCCCACCAGACCACTTCGTAAAACTCTGCGAACAACTCACCAGCAAATACATAGACATAATGAAAGACTCAATCAAACGCCTCGCAATCTCCGTAGACTGGACAACAGAATACAAAACCATGAACCCAGACTTCTGGAGACGCACCCAACTCAGCTTCATACTCCTCCACAAAAAAGACCTAATCTATCAGGGCACGTATCCAATCAACTGGTGCCCCCGCTGCGAAACCGCTATCGCGGACGCGGAAGTAGAACATCAAACAAAACAAGGAACACTCTATTACATAAAATTCCACCTAAAAGGTGGAGACCACCTAACAATAGCCACAACAAGACCAGAACTCCTCCCAGCATGCGTCACAGTGGCAGTTAACCCACACGACGAACGCTACAAACAACACATAGGCAAATCAATCACCGTCCCAATCGCAAAACGCAAAGTCAAGATAATCACAGACGACCTCGTAGACCCCACGTTCGGAACAGGCGTAGTCATGATCTGCACCTACGGAGACAAAGCAGACGTAAAATGCACCCAGAAGCACAAACTCCCCGTTATCACGACTATTAACGAAAAAGGAGAAATGAACAAAAACGCCGGAAAATACGCCGGACTAACCATAGAACAAGCAAAAGAAGCTATAGCGAAAGACTTGGAAAAAAGGGGCCTAATAGAAAAAACCGAACCCATCCAACAAGAAATCGGACTCTGCTGGAGATGCGACACTCCCGTCGAAATACTGGAGCAAAAACAATGGTTCATGAAAACACGCGTACTAACACCACTCGTAGAAAAAAACGCCCTAGAAGTCACGTGGTACCCAGACTACATGAAAAAACGTCTAATAGACTGGGCTAAATCACTCGACTGGGATTGGGTAATCTCTCGCCAAAGAATCTTTGCCACACCAATTCCAATCTGGTACTGCAAAAAATGTGGACACATAATCCTCGCGGAACCCGACTGGCTGCCAATAGACCCAAGAACAGAATCACCCAAAATTGACAAGTGCCCAAAATGTGGCTCCACCTGCTTCAAACCCGAAACAGACGTACTAGACACATGGTTCGACTCGTCCATCTCATGCGCCGTCCACGCTGGATGGCCCGACAAAAAAGATTGGAAAAGCTTCTTCCCAGCTGACCTGCACCCGTCAGGTTACGACATCATACGCACATGGGCCTACTACCTCATGGTTCGTCACCTTGCACTCTTCGACCAGAAACCATACAGAAGCTGCCTAATCAACGGCATGGTCATCGGAAACGACGGAAGAATGATGTCCAAGTCCCTAGGCAACTATGTAGCCGCCCCAGAGGTGCTAGACAAATACGGCGCTGACGCTGCACGGCAATGGTCCGCAACTGGAGGAGCAACAGGATCAGACATACCCTTCCGCTGGCCAGACGTAGAATACGCATGGAGATTTCTCATAAAACTATGGAACGCCACCCGCTTCGCCAGCATTCACTTGCAGGACTATACTCCCACAAAGAAAGAAGTAAAGCTGGAACTGATAGACAGATGGTTGCTCAGCAAACTGGATAGAGTAACTCAGAAAGCCACAGAAGCCCTTGACGACTGCCAATTCAACATAGCAACGGAAGAAACCCGCAACTTCACGTGGCACGAACTCTGCGACCGCTACATCGAAGCAATAAAACATCGATTGTACAAGCCCGAGACCTACGGCGAAGAAAAAAGAAAAGCTGCACAATACACCCTGTACACAGCTATTTATCGGACATTACAGCTTCTCGCGCCCGTGTCCCCACACATAACCGAGGAAATATACCAACTCATGTATGCGGAAGACAAGAAACACAAAAGCATCCACATTTCACCTTGGCCTACCCCACAAAAAATCGACGAAGAAGCAGAAAAATACGGTGACCTACTAGTCGCAGTAATAGGAGAAATTCGAAGAGAAAAATCCGAAAAAAGACTACCATTAAACACACCAATCAAAAAACTAACCATCTACGCTGGAAGCAAAAAGAGCGCGGACATCTTAAAACAGACAGCAGAAGACATCGCTGGAACCTGTAAAACAGAAGAAATCGAAATCCTCCCAAAAAAAGGCGAAGGCAGAGAGGTACAAGGATACACAAACGTCCGATACACAGCTGATTATTAG